From the Macrobrachium nipponense isolate FS-2020 chromosome 9, ASM1510439v2, whole genome shotgun sequence genome, the window ATGCCCTCTTGTCGGGTGGGGCTCACTTAGACGTAATGAATAGTCAGGGGCAAACTTTTGCGTCTTTGAGAGCTTCCCGAGGGCAGCCAGTCTCTCAACTGGTGAATGTTGTTCGTCACACATCTTTGCAATGCCTGGCTGCAGCGAGCATTCGGAGACATGGGATTCCTTACAAGGATGTCTTGCCTTCCAGACTTGTTAAGTTTGTAGACATCCACTGATGTGATGGACATTTTGTGCATCGGTAATGCTGGATCTCTGTGACATGATGTATACATTGACTGTGCTTGTATTTAGAAAAtttcttgtatatttattttgaatttacatTATCTGTACTAAGTTAACTATAACCTCGAAgattctctaatatataataattgtgtttGTAAGGAAACTATATTATAGTGTGCAGTGTATGTATGCAGACAGTATACTTTTCATGTATATATCTTTTCAAAGAGCCTCACTGACTGTAGAAATCATTTAGTTTACAAAGATGTGGAAGGAATTCCCATTTGGTATTCATACCTTTGTTTCTTTTGTAATCTCGTTTTCGCGGCATTTCTTTCAGCAATGTTTTTCCTACTGCTATAGCTTCCAGAAAATTTATCTCGGTATTTTGAAAAACTTCTAAATAACGTGTCGAATCCTAGATACTAGCCTGATTATTGATCGTGATTTAccgtaattaatattaataacaatcttATATCGTAGAAAATGAAAGAGCCGAGATGCCTGcgttttctgtactttttaatgCTATTGTGTTATTAAACTGTCTTAAATATATCTCCCCTTAAATCGAGTTGTAGTTTGATTTTACTTTCCAGTATTCGTCTTCCtctatgaattaaaaaaatatatatttatttcttataggTAACAAGGTAACTAAAGCTCGCTGGGGGGATCTGTCACATTGAGAGGCGCAGTTGTCACTGGATAGTGATTTATAATTTTCTCATTAACgctgtattttataattaatatcataaGAAGAACGAAACGATAATCCAGGTAACACTTTGATTTATCTTTCCGTTGAACGTAAgctttatgaaaatattaaattggGAATATTTGAATATCTTGAATATATTTGTCACCTTGAATATGATATACCAATGTATGGCATACCTATCACCGCATTTTTCTTACGATCTTATTCCCACGATTAATCTCAGCGCCCACAAACCACATTTTGTAATTAATCTGTCCCACAGTTACGTTACTTCATCTTCATAAAGATTATTGCATTTTACTACCACTTACATGTAGTCTTTTAGATCTAATACAGTAGCTAAAATCGTCGTTAGCGTGTTATTAATGTATAGTAAAATAAGATACTGCGCCATCAACTAGGTAGTGCAATAATCGTATAAAAAGACAACTCTCAGCCATCGCAACTAGACCTAATCTACTTGAATGACATAATGCCTTAAGTTTAGTTCAGATTAATTTGCTAATTGAGTTCAAGCGACAAAGGGAAGCAGTTCAAGCAACGCGTTTCCATTGTCCTGGTCTTTACACGATGAGTCATTCAAAACCAGCGAACTGTTTTTAGGCTTTTGTCTTGATAGAATGGGAGGATGAAAGAAGTGATCATTATCTGCTCTCTTATTTTTCTTGGAATGTcaatttggagataaaagcacTGATTCTTTCATTCCACTGTTGCGAATTATAAATGCTGATTGTCATTTAGTACTTGTCTTTCGTTTTCCAATAAGCaaattaattttcctaaccactGAAGTACTAGTTACCCAGGTCTTGACAAGGTATTTGTTAGTGATTAATAGCCTCATAGTAAGCTTATTAGtttcgtaaaaatatatatgtgataacTCATCAAGTTGCTGATATTAGCGTGaagatatgtatgtttattattcgAAACTGCCATCTATTGAAATTTTGTTGTTTGTCAACAAAGTGTAGGCAATTGTAGCTAGTGCAGTTAACAGAACGAAATATGAATAAGGTACCGTTATCGTAAAGAACTTAACTAatgatttacaattttttttcgtcttgtaataagtaaataaaaaaatgatgattAAATAAACACATTGTTTCcttatttagtttttgttataCATATCTCTTATAACCCGAAAATATATTCTTCTTACTTGCGCTGTAAAAGACAATTAATAACTGAAATGTAAAATTGCTATGTAAAATGCATCGATATGCACAGTAAGTAAAACGATAAATATATCTTCTTAACTTACAAtgtaaaaaacaattaataactAAAATGTACTACAATTGCTATGAAATGAATCGATATATACAGTCAGTAAAACTGATGAGACTACTGATACTTTCCCTCAATAATTCTGTAGGcatgaattaaaatatataagctACAGCTATTTGTATCCACCAGTTTGACTTGAAGTGAATTCCTATTTTCTTTGGATTTggttttattcaaatttattctaTTTGTGACTCTTACTCTGACCTATTCTTATGCCTTTCGTATCGTATGTAATTCTTACTACCTTGTTTATAATGTCGCTGATAATAAAGAAGTTTGTTCCCAAATGTTCCCAACTTGAGCTCCTAACAGTTTTCACTTTTTaattagtatacacacacacacacacacacacacacacacatatatatatatatatatatatatatatatatatatatatatatatatatatatatatatatatgtatatatatatgtgtgtgtgtgtgtgtgtgtgtgtgtgtgagacactTTTCTTCTATATACTGACCACATTTGCCTTGAGGAACAGAGGACgctaagagaagaagaagaaggggaaatgggatgacaaaaattattaacaggAGACACTTTTGTTCTAAAAACCTACCTCATTTGCCTATTTTAGGGCTGCCTCTCATCATTCAGTTGAGACGATGACCTTTTATCGTCTACCAGGAAGGAACAAGGCTTCATCATACTATCGAACACTTATATGACAAGAAAAAAGATGTTAAACAAACTAACATTATTGATTTTCAGTCTTTTCTCCTTTAGTTGTGAACGAAAAAGTGTAAAGAAAGTGAAGAAGTAACAGTGAAATCTGATTAACTTCAaagtaacataatttttaaacatAATGCTAACTTGTGTGAGACTGAATTTATAAAACCTGAAATTTGTGATGAATTCGaaaaaaagactttgaaaaattaAAGGACTAATTTTTACACATATATCATCTTGGAAAACTTTGACTTTGTGATCAGCTCTTTTCGCCCAAAGAAAAAGTTAAAGAATGAGCCCATCGTTCGATGCGTCATAAAATCACCTTTTTAATTGGCTGAACAGTTTCAACATCAACATGGGAGAGAGGCTAAGCTGCTCTAAAAGTATAATAATGTGGACCACACAAAACCATAGAGAATGGTCAACTCAGGGTCAAATTTCCTCTGGGCTTAAGCAGGTAGGACCCATCCAAAAATATGTTTAATCCTCCCAAAGATTTACAATCTTAACCATCTTCAAACTTCTTTCTGCATCTTTTCCTTTggctttctttcctttctatctCCCACTACCTTTGTAGAGACTATGTCATCTTTGTTTATACATTTTTCGGACGTTCCTTACATCAGAATTTTTCCGttgtagttttattattattgttggtgtccgtttatgaaaaaaataatgtatttctaATTTTTACCTCTAGAAGCATCAAACTAAGTAAGAAGCTCTTCGCTTAGCAGTGCCTGCAGGGAAAATGACATCACCAAATGGTAGTCTGTGACTTGCTGTCCTTTTATCAAGCTTCCCTTTAGGCAGCCAAATTTCTGCTCATGCAAACCGATTAGGTAGTATCGGCTCATGCCTTGGCAGAATATGATCAGTTATTTCTTATCACACACCTATAATGTAATGAATGCATACAGTGCAAATGCCTTCTTTCCTTGCTGTTTATGATTTAGCTGGCGGTATGCCattacgggctcttgctcatagagcggcctgtatttttttctatatatcagCCAGATATTAGACTGAAACGGGGTTGTGTCTATTTGACTCCCGGAGGCATACCTGGATCAGCAATCACCCATCGTCATCACATAAATCCCTCCCTAGAAATGCATGGAGGAATGAATCACAGATGTAcaactttaacaaaatattattttcgaTCGTGTCGTACCCCTATACTGTCCTTAAAACTTATCTTTACTGTACCTTGTACTTGAGAGAACCTACTTTCAATATAAGTCAACTTCTTAGAAAATGGTTGGGATGGGAAGGCAAACGAGTGAAAGGAACTTTGGGTGGCCAATGGTCTAAGTTTTGAGGCTATTTTAGCCCCGCCTCTTCATGCCATTAGAAATAAGACCAGAATGGATGAGAAATTTCAGTTTCGTGTTTTATCTTAGCAAGTCAGCATATTCTTACGTTTTCTGTCTTCGTCCAAGACTTAGCTCAATCGAAGATCTTGCCTTCCACCGCTGGTAAAGAGGACACATGCAAGTGCTTTACGGTGGACTTCTGCATGTGAAAAAAATAAGCAGAAATGGATAGAAAAGCGGGTTCTTTCGTATGCGTCACGAAGGTAAGTGaacttaaaacattattttttttcttcttacttttttCACTTTGTTTGGTTTGGTGTGCAGCTCTTCACAGGAATGATTCCCACTTGTCTTTTAGTGTTTCTTCACCATTATCATAGCTCCTGCAGAACAGGAGGATTTTTAGTTCCCTTTTGTTTTATAGTCCTGGTGCACAATGTTCAAACGCTCTCTCGCCTTAAAATTTGTTCCAGGTTTCGGATCTTAATACTTCCTGACATAATCTGTGAATCTAATTCTGTTAATATTAGCGGGTAGAATATACATTAATTTAGGTTGGTAGTTTCTGTCGTTTATAAAAACGAGGCAACACCACATAAAGGAACCGTTTATTCTTCTATGATCCATTTTATTGATGCTGTTAATAAAGAATATCTTATGTAGAGTTGTTTTCAATTATGTTAATTTTCGTTATGCAATAATTTAgcttcgttttttttcatttttatttggaaaaatttttaaCATTTAGGAGGAATAAGTAGTCGTTAGGCATGcagttatttttcaaataattaaagTGTCTGAGTAAGACGTAATGGTTCCCCATGTTTTGCTTAACCGTTGTGTTTCAGTTACAGTTTCTAGTTTTCCAGACTTATTTTTAGATTAAATAAACATCGAGTTTCTTACTGAAATTCTTCTTTACATCTAGTTAATTTTCGGGGCCATTTGCCAAAGGTTCTTATCGTAATTATTGATCGAAAAATAGAGTTTTTTTGTAGGTTTCCTAAGCTGTATTTGGAAAATAGTATAGTAGCTTACTCAAATTTGCTTTGCATCTTGCGGCTATTTGCTTTGCTATATTAGTCTGCAATTCTCTATGTGCATGTGTATAGATGCTTTCGCTGATACAAGTTGAAGACATACGCTAAACTTGAGTTCACTAAGACCATGGGCAACGTCATATGCCCCACTCTCCTACATTaatctgagaaaaaaataatctatgggtttattttttcttaaaagcatTTCCTCTCAACTACCAGAGTTATTAAGCACCATACCTCATACACACGCTGTTTTAAGCAAACACCTCATACATATACTCTGGAATCTCTATCTCTAACGTACCAAAATCATAACGAAagatcattttttttccctttggctTAGCGCTACTTCTGCTTTTCGAGTAGTTAGCTTCACATCTGGAAATTGATTTACTATTAGTTTCCGTCACAGTACATCATTACaccgtttttcttttcattttgtgatGATGAAGATTGAGTTGTGGTGATGCGGTAGCGAGTCTGAGGCGAATCCATATAATTTTTCATTGGCGCTTGAATGGTACGGAATCCGACTCAATCAATACGgaataagtatttaaaaaaacaaaacttatgtCCCCACCCGAATTCAAGTTATCCTGTTTATCAACAAGAAGATTACGTGAGCACTCCTTGTGAGAAATCAACATATTTGTCTATTATTAtgaatatcacattatatattattattggtcGTGTACGTCCAGTCATCTCATTCTTGTACTATGAATTTTCAGTCGGCTGCATCGCGCAATAATTCATGCCATGAGAAGGCCaatgagagagaaaattctttattgtGCACGGCTGCTCTTCTTGGACATACATTCTGTGTCACGATTCTTGTTGACTACAGAGGCGCAGATATAGAAGAAGTAGGATCAGGTATGTCATTTTCATTGTACATCAATAGACGGCTTTCACAAGCCTCTGAAAACTTTATCAGTTTCAATGAGATTACTTGGTAATTTGCAACATCAGACGTTTATACTTTGACAtctgttatttttctttgcagtttCAATCCAGGGTAGTCATATTGCAAGTGGAGTAACTCCCTTATGGTGTGCTAGTAATGAAGGCCACTCCTGGGTAGTTGAATTTCTCCTTTGCAAAGGGGCTAATCCAAATGGCGTTTCGAGTAACCATAGCTCACCGTTGCGAGCAGCATGCGCAAATGGCCACTTCTTTGTTGTCAGACTTCTTGTGGAACACGGAGCAGGtgagtttttactttattattcttaatattttatataagcgTTACCATATTCACTTATTACTTGGGCAAATATTTGCTGTAACTTGTTTAGGTCAAGTGCTACTTTTTGTTTTCTACTTCCATGTACGTATTGTTTATCCAGAGTTCGCAAATTTAGTTATACATATTCTTCTATGTTTTTGTTCATTCCCCCAGACATTGAGGCCGCAAATCATCAGGGCGTCAATAGTCTGATGCTCGCTTCCGTCAATGGTCATTTGAAAATCGTGAAGTACCTCTTGGATGCTGGCGCTGATGTGAACAGGAAAGATCTAACAGGAAAAAGCGCACTGCACGCCTCTGCAGATGCAGGTCATCTGGCTGTAACGGAACTTTTGCTGGATCACAAGGCTCGAATGGATGCCGACGACTCAGGTGGGTCTTGTTGAACATTCTTCGTTTCAAGTTGAATGTTCttagatatttttcttattcGTATTCAGAACTCATCTTGTCCAGAAATTGACCGATCTAGTTTCCATTGCTTACATATGCAATGTTGATTGATATTTTATGCtatttgactggtaaaaatgttctgttacaacataattccatcaaataaaaggagcccataaaagcgccaaaatatataaagtacttactttctatattttggcgtttttatatgctcattttattagattttatgctatgtttttttattggtttaggaATTCCTAGTTTTAGGTTTTGATTGCAAGATGTAAACCGGTTCTAGTGTTacgaatattttctttttgagtggaTTCACGTGATCACTGACAAAATTAAACTGAAGAGCGCCATGGACTCCTTGATTCTCagcgttattttttctttaccagGATTAACGCCTTTGATTTCTGCGAGCTCTCTTGGTCATATAGACTTGGTGGAACGTCTAGTAACCAGAGCAGATCTGGTATCTGTGAGAGAGAAAGCCGATGCACTGGAGGTACTGGGCGCTTCCATTTACAATCGGACGGGTGATATAGTTGTTGCTATCTACTACTGGAAAACAGCAATGAGTATGAGGTAAGTTTTTCATGACAGCTCTTATAATTTGCTTAATGACTgattaataagaatttttttttcatgtgattcTTAgctcaatatatagatatatatatatatatatatatatatatatatatatatatatatatatatatatatatatatatatatatatatatatatatatatacatatatatatatatatatatatatatatatatatatataatatatatagatatatatatatatatatatatatatatatatatatatatatatatatatatatatatatatatatatatatatatatatatatatatatatatataatatatatatatatatatatacatatcataatatatatatatatatatatatatatatatatatgatatatatatatatatatatatatatatatataatataatataatatatataatataatataaatataatataataaaaatggatgGGTCTTTATCTGCAATGAGCTATAGTAATTTGTACgtgatggttttttgttttaaaaaaataaacttgtggtagtttttctttctgCCGTCTCTCGTTTAGttttgaaacaaaacaaaaaattgtagAGTGAGGCAAGAGAGTATTGCTATAGTAGAAAAATCGGAGGAAAAGTTCAAAGCAATAGGAGTTTTATACAAAATGTTAATTTGTGTTAGACTGAGAACATAAGACCCGAAAATTGTGTTTagttgaagaaaaaaagaaaaattatacgaCTTAATTTCTTCATACATGTgatatttggaaaataattccCATTGTGAAACAGCGCTGGTTATCAAAACAAAAGTCATTGTTTGAAGTAacataaaaacacttttttttttctttcttttattggttGAACAGTTTCATCATCATCGTGAGAGTGAAGCTGAACTGTTTCTCGCAAGAACAGTTGTCCGAATAAGAAGGAAGATTCTGGAATCCGCCTTAATAGGTCAAGGGAATCGGACGAAGTCACAGCCAAGGTTACAGCCACAAAGATTGGTCACCTCACGATCTAATCTCTAGACCCTGGTCTAAGCTGGGggctgtgggggtgggggtgaaaaaTGGAAtgggaagtgaaaaaaaaaaaatgattagcaAAATTAACCTTTTTTTAAATGTGTGGAATCGCTGTAGTTAATCACCCAATTTTGTGACGAGAATTTCATTTGTCACGATTTACCAAGGAGAGACAACCGTCCACATTCCAaaacaaacactaaaaaaaaaggaaattttatacacacacacacacacacacacacacacacacatatatatatatatatatatatatatatatatatatatatatatatatatatatatatatatatatacatatatatatatatatatatatatatatatatatatatatatatatatatatatatatatatatatatatctatacatatatatatatatatattatatatatatatatatatatatatatatatatatatatatatatatatatataatatacatatatatatataatatatatactatatatatatatatatatatatatatatatatatatatatatatatatatatatatatatatatacatataatatatatataaaatataatataatataatataatataatataatataaaaatggatgGGTCTTTATGCAATGAGCTATAGTAATTGTACgtgatggttttttgttttaaaaaataaacttgtggtagtttttctttctgCCGTCTCTCGTTTagttttgaaaacaaaacaaaaaattgtagAGTGAGGCAAGAGGAGTATTTGCTATAGTAGAAAAATCGGAGGAAGTTCAAAGCAATAGGAGTTTTATACAAAATGTTAATTTGTGTTAGACTGAGAACATAAGACCCGAAAATTGTGtttagttaagaaaaaaagaaaaattatacgaCTTAATTTCTTCATACATGTgatatttggaaaataattccCATTGTGAACAGCGCTGGTTATCAAAACAAAAGTCATTGTTGAAGTAAcataaaaaacacttttttttttctttctttattggtTGAACAGTTTCATCATCATCGTGAGAGTGAAGCTGAACTGTTTCTCGCAAGAACAGTTGTCCGAATAAGAAGGAAGATTCTGGAATCCGCCTTAATAGGTCA encodes:
- the LOC135218197 gene encoding protein fem-1 homolog C-like, with the protein product MDRKAGSFVCVTKSAASRNNSCHEKANERENSLLCTAALLGHTFCVTILVDYRGADIEEVGSVSIQGSHIASGVTPLWCASNEGHSWVVEFLLCKGANPNGVSSNHSSPLRAACANGHFFVVRLLVEHGADIEAANHQGVNSLMLASVNGHLKIVKYLLDAGADVNRKDLTGKSALHASADAGHLAVTELLLDHKARMDADDSGLTPLISASSLGHIDLVERLVTRADLVSVREKADALEVLGASIYNRTGDIVVAIYYWKTAMSMSCPNKKEDSGIRLNRSRESDEVTAKVTATKIGHLTI